DNA from Magnolia sinica isolate HGM2019 chromosome 19, MsV1, whole genome shotgun sequence:
CACATTAACAATATCAGACTTATAGCTATGTATAAATATAATGGACAGATTTTGTACACTTAGTGTACAAGTCACGACTCGGATTACGAGTCTGGGATGCGTGCTTGGCACATGACATTTTTTgttccatgtcctaacatgatatggaaaaacgtatggacggggtggatttaatacaaacatcacggttggcctcACCTAAGCTCTTTTAATAGGAACTTCTTGCAAAGGGCTTTGTcaggaaatccacaccattctaCTCTAAGAGGAAGGGAAGTAgatctagagctgggcattattggtccgatccggtggattcgacccgatcctagccgatccgacccgattcgaaggCTTGGATCGGTGCGGTTTGGCTTGAATTAGTAAAAATCCGACCGTTCATCGGATCAAGGTCGGATCATGGCGAAATCGGACCGTACCGATCCGAAATCTAGACCGTTCCGATTCGATCTGGAGtgattcaacggtggaaatcaatacttctacttcttcttgtggtatggtccacttgagctttggatattcatcaattttgggttcaactactaaaatgatttgagaaaacgaatgaatggagtggataaagcacatgcattcatggtgtgCCCTAACATAGTTTACCAAAAGATGTGTTGTGCATGTCAACCACTTGCGTGCACAGCATGTCAATGACAGGTAGCTGAGTTGCAGGACTAGCTACTAAAGttacgtcatcaagttctgtgggccccagcatgatacgtgttttgtatccacaccttccattcatttggagagatcattttaaggcaatatccaaataacgagttaaatctaaagctccagtggaccccagcacaagaaaacagtgggacagtgaagcccaccgttaaaaatttctaagggccacaaaagttttagatcaagctaatattttttttttccttaattcaCGTTTTTTCTAAAactttttaataggttggatttcaaataaagattatgatggaccttaggatagtttcaacggtggaaatcactctccccactgttttttttagtgtggtccactacagactTTTATTTACCTTGTTCtttagctcatatcataaaatgatatctaaaaatggatgaacggtgtggatgtaacacatacatcatagtggggcccacagaacttggtaacacCAACTCAAAATCTCTATATTTAATCCGTGTCCAGATGTAGCCTTGTAGGGCCTATACCGATATCGTGCCCAGCACGTCACTAGGCTGTGACAGCCATATGGGTCGTGCAAAAAGAAGCAGTGATAGACTTCAAGctacgagttgtacgaacagctcAAATGAGATAatagttacgtgggccccacaattatgtatttattatatccacagcgtttatccatgttttgagatcatttcggagtattataaaaaaaaaaaatcatatctgaagatcaaatggaccacaccacaaagagcagtgagaataatgattttcaccgttaaaaaatttgtatggcccaccgtaacgtttattttccatctaacccaaTCTGAAATCTAactaacccgatccgactcggtttccttgaccgggtcggactcggttcgggttaggcAAACAGTGCGTCGGGTCTATTCGGATTAGGTGTCCCGGACTCGATCCCGGATCGGATCCAGTTTGAATCAGATCACGTAGCTTTCGGCTCAGATCAAGTTGAACCAAATCCAATCCGACTCAgcccgatgcccagctctaagtgGATCCGTTTTGATGCTACTCAACTGtgctcatgggccccaccaagtatttGTCTTATCacgacattcatccattttctcagatcattttaggcatgaatccaaaaatgaaggagatccaaatctcacgtggaccgcaccacaagaaataaCGGTGATTGAtcgcccaccattaaatacttcttgggggccacaaaagttttggatgaagctgatatttgtatcgtcctttcatccaggtcagtgtgccctaattaacaggttggatgtaaaataaactttacagtagaccttaagaagtttttaatcgtgggcattcaatcaccactattttcttgtggtgcggtccacttgaaatttggatttgcatAATTTTTGAGGTTATGctgtaaaataatatttaaaaataaacgaacagcatggataaaacactccCACATAGCACTATCTATAAGCCACCTCGCTACTGGCAGCCTTATTAGGCATATGCGTCCGAACAGGAGCCGGATTAGGTATTACTTAGGTTACACAGCTCGGCCTCACGGGAGCTTTTCGTGAGGtcaagcgtatagtaccttttcccatatatataacGGTAGGCCTTATGGTACGGACAACACCGACATTACCTCAAAAACACCTAATCCAGTCTAACTTTGGAAAGACGCTgattagatggggcccaccatgatggttcaTATTGAATTGGCAAATTCAGATTGTTCATATCACTCACTTAGTGTGCTTGTCCCTTAGTGACACCAGTTAAAAGGTTATAATTATTTTATCAAGAAGAATATAATTCACAGTTCATTAATAGTGTGTCTGGTGTAACTAAGCGCTTTGATGATAGAATTAAAAGTAACAGACACTGGAGAAACTAAAAAACTAAACATATAATACATATTCTTGGGACAAGTGTATGTACTTGTCTCCTTACACAATTAAATAATGTTACCGCATGACGTAAACAAAACCTTTCATTTATTTAGGATTACATATGTATACTAAATTTAGCGGCATAACAATAACAGTTTTGGTCTTTtattatgcaaaagatagaaattgagaTAACAAGGGCAAATATGACAAAATGctaattttcaaatattttttatttgcGATTACCAAATAAGGTGCTGATTTACAaatattaatatatttttttaaagacaaATTACCAAATGAAAATTTTTAGCACAAATATGTACTAAAATTCAGCACTTTAAGTTTTCAGTACTTTAATTAATTTTAAGAACTTAATTTCAGTTTACCAAATCACACCTCAACTACTCCAATTAGCAGAAGAGAAATCATTATATGTAGAGAGAGCTTAGCTAGGACACGGATTAGCTGCTGACCGGTTCAGTAGCAatctccctactgaagtgacgtcaccaggttttttgggacccaccatggtgtatttgttgtatccacaccgtccatccatttggagagaccattttagggcatgacccaaagattgaggcagatccaaagctcaagtggacccagcACAAAAAACAGTTTCATATTTGCACGTATGGATGTGCATGGATCCCACACAAGCGTGTGGTTAGCAAACCTCACCCAATGCCTTTTGATCGAAAGTACAGATCCCAACAAACTTTATGGGAGCCTTGCACCCTCGCGGGCACACATGTGAGAGATCCCGGCCCTTCATCAGGCGGGCCTAAGTTAGGTAGCTCCACTATCAGGTTTGCCCACACGTGTGAGGAAAGTTGACGGTTATAAATATCGATTCATATTCACTGGACGGTGCTAGCGCGCTTCTTATTTATGGGCCATGTCATATGCACGGTCCGTCGCTCGTGTGGAAAAAAAACAAGCAATGGTTAAAACTGAAAAGATCGACTACTCATCTGCGGCTGACACATGGCATATGATGGTGAGGCCCAACAGATGAATGACTTTGAACTTGCTAACGTGTTCCGAACTGGCACACGTGGTTCGGTACTTCTCCTGTAAGTGGAATTATATGATACGGTACGGTATacgtgcacggtatgcgcatatTTTCAATTCTGATATCTCAGGCACATGCTTCTTTAATCCAGACCGTTAGTATGTTGAGTTCCACCGCTGATAGGGTGGTCCCCACCTATTAAGacattttttttatattgaatATCGACCGTTGCTTTATTTCACTCATCAGCTGTCTAGgaatttaagggcctgtttgggagcgtggatttggaaccccctggattcgcaacccccgggattggaaaccccctggattggcaatcctctcggtgtgtttggtacccttgagtgtgaatcaactttaattcaaaaatacctatacatggtatattcacgggggtttgaatttaattactaaatcaactttaatatctccaattagtgagatatataatttttgacactatggttgtgataagcccgctaaaatatatgttttgtctaaaagtgatgaaattctaagtcttagatggactgcaagcataagatcatgtctgagtgactaaccaacgatttttaatcgttgactgatatggacaatgtttggacggtgctgatctacatgaataatgtttggacggtactgatcatcgttagtgggccatgtgcgcccaatagaatgatagtgtatccaagctctcaccttggattacaaaccccctcaaagaggggattgaaaACCCCCTgtattggcaatccccagttgctttatgctgccaaacaaccatggggatttgaaaccccctctaatcctctccaatcccctccaatccaaggtgccaaacgacccctaagataCCTAAgggagaaaatttgaaaacccaaatccaTCTTGTATTTTACACCCCCggtccccacacactcacgccataatgggctttcaccacctatggatactcgaacccttgaccgggtgttgaaactcccgagagtctgcCACCCGAGCAAGAGAAGGATCCATCTAAATTGGAAAAGAACAAATGCATCTAAATTGGAAAAGAACAAACCAATGGTCTTGATTACCGGACCATGCGGCACTAAGCAGAACTCCAAATTCGTGCAAAGGCGTTAGaatggggcgcggattagctactgacaggttgagtagcgagactggctactgaagtgacgtcaccaagttccgtgggccccaccatgatgtatgttttgtatccacaccgtccatccatttggagagaacattttatggcatgagccaaagaatgactaagattcaaagctccaatggaccccaccacagaaagcagtatagagagtgacgcccaccattaaaaacttccaagggctacaaaagttttcgatcaagctgatataattttttcccttttataatGTATTTTGAaacttattaatgggttggatctcaaataaacatcacagtggaccttaggaaggtttcaacggtggatgtcactttctccactgttttctgtagtggggttcATTACAGATtttaatctgcctcattatttgactcatgtcataaaatgatctctccagatggatggaccgtgtggatataacacattcatcatggtgggacccacgtaggtaacttggtgacgtcacttcagtagccatcttgctactcaacccgtcagtagccaatccgcgtccgtgagaATGAGGTCCACTGTCCACGTGtgcgtgtgtgagagagagagcgagaaaaGGTCAAAGTCATCTACAATCCACTGTCacttccaggtgggccccacttaatccAACATGGGTTTACAACCTAACTCTAGTTACTTTTCCAACCATAATCTCTATGCCCTTCCTCTCACTCACCCAAGTACAATCACACGCCATATGCCGGATCCGAATCCGGTGCAATACTGTTTTACGCAACGCCTGCAACAATaaagttctgtggacccaaaatgttttatgttgaaatccattccgttcatcatgTGATAACCTTCATAATACACTACGAGAACAAAAATTAGTTGGAtcaaaaactcagatgggccacaccacatagaaacAATGGACTTGGGATGACAACCATAGGTTCTGTATGTGTAGCCACCATGGTCTTCGTATttaatcaaacccgttaatcaggtgtgaATCACCAGGATAAATGTAAAAACAACATTGTTCTGATCCATGTCCCAGGAAGGGCCCACTGCACGAACTTAAGGTTTCATGCGCAATTTTACCTTGTTCCTGGTAGTGTAACATATATGaaatttttataaatatgatattttaatttattttatcataAGGGTTTTCACCTTATGTACGGAtaagattttatatatacaacatggtgggccccaaatacccTGTGTGTTGTATGCCCAGCCTAAAACAGGTGATGTAGACGATTCCAATCCCCATACATGCCCACCTCACTCACTACTCAGCTATATATTCAACACTCGCAAACCCTCTTCCTTTAAAGCTTGCTCCTCCACACCCAACTGAATAAAGCCCACAGCGTTCCCTATAATTACCAAAAAACCACACCACTGCTCTGCTTTCTCTCTGCAATTCCCAAATCCCAATCCTTTCGCAGCAGCTGCAGACATCCCTTCTCAGTTAGTTACCAAACGGTTTATATTTTGCCCATTCTACCCTTCCCATCCCCTTTAGTTACCACCCCTACCACTCTCCCTCTTCAAATACGAGAATTCCAGGCATTTCTTTTTCTCCAGGAAGATGATTTCATGGAAGGATCTTTACACGGTCCTGACCGCCGTGGTCCCGCTCTACGTGGCCATGATCCTCGCCTACGGATCCGTCCGTTGGTGGAAGATCTTCTCTCCCGATCAGTGCTCCGGGATCAACCGATTCGTGGCGATCTTCGCCGTCCCTCTTCTGTCGTTCCACTTCATCTCAACCAACGATCCGTACTCGATGAACTTCCGATTCATCGCGGCGGACACACTGCAGAAGATCATCATGCTCGTCGTGCTTACTCTCTGGACGAACCTGACGAGGAACGGGAGCCTGGAATGGATGATCACGATCTTCTCTCTGTCGACGCTCCCGAACACGCTCGTCATGGGGATCCCGCTCCTGATCGCCATGTACGGTAAATATTCCGGCAGCCTGATGGTGCAGGTGGTGGTGCTGCAGTGCATCATCTGGTACACGCTGCTGCTGTTCCTGTTCGAGTACCGTGGCGCGAAGATGCTGATCACGGAGCAGTTTCCGGAGACAGCAGCTTCGATCGTGTCCTTCAAGGTTGAATCGGACGTCGTGTCGCTCGATGGAAGGGATTTCCTTCAGACGGATGCGGAGATCGGCGACGATGGGAAGCTGCACGTGACGGTGAGGAAATCGACGTCGTCGCGGCGGTCGATCGGCGGTGGGCCGTGCTCGATCTCGGGGCTCACGCCCAGACCATCGAACCTCACCGGAGCGGAGATCTACAGCCTCAGCTCGTCGAGGAACCCGACGCCGCGCGGATCGAATTTCAACAATTCCGACTGCTACGGGATGTGCCCGACGCTGGGGCCCAGGCAGTCGAATTTCGGTCAGGCCGATCTGTATTCGCTGCAGTCGTCTCGTGGGCCGACGCCGCGGCCGTCCAACTTCGAAGAGCAGATGGCGTCGTCGCCGCGTTTCGGGTTCTATCCGGCACAGAGTGCGCAAACTGCTTATCCTGCGCCCAATCCGGAGATCTCCGCCATTGGGCCGAAGAACTCAAAAACGCATcatctgcagcagcagcagatcaaGGCCCACCACGACGCGAAAGAGCTGCACATGTTCGTATGGAGTTCCAGCGCATCGCCGGTGTCGGAAGGCGGCGGGCTCCACGTTTTCGGTGGCACCGATTTCAGTGGGACCGAGCAATCTGGACGGTCCGATCACGGCGCCAAAGAGATCAGAATGCTGGTTGCTGACCATCCTCAACCTGAAGTGCACAAAggtaaaaagcaaaaaaagaattgACATTTACACCCTCCGTTTTTTATTTACGCATTCCATTTCTTTTGTAATTTGGTAATACCATAGTGCAATTTTGTAACAGCTGTAGTAGAAGGAGAGGATTTTGGGGGCGAGGATTTCAGCTTCGTGGGGAGAAGAGGGATGGGAGAAGGAGAGGACGACAGAGAGAAAGAAGGGCCAGCGGGGCTGTCGAAGCTGGGGTCGAGTTCCACGGCCGAGCTGCACCCCAAAGGCGCCGGTATCTCAGATTCCGGTGCCGGTAAGCAGATGCCTCCGGCGAGTGTCATGACGCGGCTTATCTTGATCATGGTGTGGAGGAAGCTTATCCGCAACCCGAACACGTACTCGAGCCTTATCGGGCTCATCTGGTCTCTCGTTGCATTCCGGTAAGGGCAAAATGGGGAATTTAAGAAAATTAGAAGAGAAGGAAAAtgctttttatttctaatttatttatttaattttcttattacAGGTGGGATGTTTCGATGCCGAAGATAATCGAGAAGTCCATCTCAATACTCTCTGATGCCGGACTTGGAATGGCGATGTTCAGCTTAGGTGAGTGGCGCTGTTTGCTAACGTGCGCCGTGGGCGTATCGGGGTGAGTTGCCCGACATACCGCACTGGTAACCACGCTGGTCGACGCGGCGCATTTTTGTGGGGCCCTTTCTGTTTTTGTTAAATTACCGATATCTCCTTTAGGGTGCCTGAAATCATGGAGATGACTTCGATTTACCGCAGAAAATACACTTTTTGGGTGtgtattttgatatttttttagGGGCATTTTCGTAGCGTGGGTGGTCACTCCAGCTTACTCCTGCCAACATGAAAAGCGATCTAGACCATGTTCTGCCACAGAGACAATGATTGTCACCGTCCAAACTCATGTCCGGCAAACAGATGGGAACAACACGGACTGGAGTTAAATCGACGGTTCTAACCATCGTTGGGGTTTGATTGCACGGCTTGCGAGATATTTGGGCAGTGGCATTTGGTGATTACCTGATGAGCAGCCAATCGTGGGCCACCCAACCTCCCATTAGTGGGCCACCGATCCTCCCATTCGTGGAAAGCAGTGGGGACCTCCTCAGCCACACGCGGATGCGGCTTGCCTACTGACTCTGTCAGTAGCAGGGTGGCGACCgacaatgctctgtgggccccacatgatatatatttgtttcatcaaagccgtccatctgtattctcaGATCATTATAgagtgtgagcccaaaaatgagggagatctaaatctctaatggaccacaccacaagaaaacagtggagattgaatgcctactattaaaaacctcgtagggctcactgtaatgtttatttatcatctaacccgttgattacGTGacacacacctggatgaagacaaacctcaaatatcagcttaatccaaaactttggtcgctgctaagaagtttttaatgatgagtattcaatcaacactctttactgtggtgtggtccatatgagatttagatctgcctcagttCTGGGATGGTAACATAAAATAGTATGGAATAATGGATGGATCGCGTGGATAGGAAACACACAtcgtgttggggcccacagagcactgtcagtATCCACTTCGCTACTGACGCACGTGCACATTTTCTGCCGCACGAGTGCCAACAGGGCATTTTAGCGGGCCACCTATCCACATCTAGGATGTCCCACAGACACGCTGGCTTTCAACGTGTGCAGCCTCTCAAGCCCGTACGGTCACAAAAATCTATCCTTCCTTCTCCTATGGAAATCTACCCTCCGTACTATATTTATCCTGCATGAGGCCGTTACGTTCGGTAAAAAGCGTACGTCCTCATGCTGCTGCGTGGCTTAGCAAGTGAAACCCCGATTGCACATTGAAGTCAAAGTGCAGTACCGAGATACACGTGTCGAAGATCACAGCCGTTTGTGACACGTACCCAACAATATTTCTTCACCTGGTAAACGGCTAAGAGTAATTGGCCAATAGTTCGAATACTGTTGATTTTACTGGGCTGATTTTATATACAGAGAGCCTGTACTGTTAAGATCCCTCGATGAACAGCTCTGATCTTGCACGCGTGACTCGCTTCCACGTGTGGTGGGGGTGGAGGTGCACTCGAACGAGTGCGATTCGCTATTTTCTTTCTGTCGTCTGTTTTTATGATTGGGCATGGGAGGGTGCTGGACCGATGGTTGCTAATTACGGGAGGATGTGTCTCTGACAGGGCTGTTTATGGCGCTCCAACCGAAGATAATCGCATGTGGCAATTCGATAGCCGCATTCGCCATGGCCGTCCGATTCCTGACGGGCCCAGCAGTTATGGCCGCTGCTTCCATCGCAGTCGGCCTAAGGGGGACCCTTCTCCACATTGCAATCGTCCAGGTAATATTCTCAACGTGTGAACAGAAAACCTAACTCTCGGAAAAATCTCTCTCACGGCGGGCACTACTCTGTGAAGAGCCAGTCCAATCCGTTCTCTGGTGGGAGCCACCATGGATAGACCATAGCCCAAAAGTCACACCTGCCAGATAACCAAAAACCCTTTAAAAAAGGGTATTCAACGGAACGTTGGTAGGCGTTTTACTTTTGATCCTACATCATCTATTCTCAGTCCAAACGAACGGTTGGATGCGTCCAATCCATATGATCGGCTCGGATCTTGCACACGAATGCCACGTCTACGGATAAGGAACGGGCTAGAATAGATGAGGGCGAGGAAGCGGCGTTCGATGACGAAAACGTCACACGTGGCAGTTTGGGGTTGTTTGATCCAGGCCGTATGTATTTGGCTCGATCCGCGGATACCTGCGGTCGGAAATACCACTAAAACGACACCACCAGCCATCAGCTTTTCCCGCTGAATGGTGACAGTTAACAACTTAACTTTTTGACCGTTCATTTCAAGTCCTTTGTCAGTGTGCGAAGCAAGA
Protein-coding regions in this window:
- the LOC131234389 gene encoding auxin efflux carrier component 4-like; translated protein: MISWKDLYTVLTAVVPLYVAMILAYGSVRWWKIFSPDQCSGINRFVAIFAVPLLSFHFISTNDPYSMNFRFIAADTLQKIIMLVVLTLWTNLTRNGSLEWMITIFSLSTLPNTLVMGIPLLIAMYGKYSGSLMVQVVVLQCIIWYTLLLFLFEYRGAKMLITEQFPETAASIVSFKVESDVVSLDGRDFLQTDAEIGDDGKLHVTVRKSTSSRRSIGGGPCSISGLTPRPSNLTGAEIYSLSSSRNPTPRGSNFNNSDCYGMCPTLGPRQSNFGQADLYSLQSSRGPTPRPSNFEEQMASSPRFGFYPAQSAQTAYPAPNPEISAIGPKNSKTHHLQQQQIKAHHDAKELHMFVWSSSASPVSEGGGLHVFGGTDFSGTEQSGRSDHGAKEIRMLVADHPQPEVHKAVVEGEDFGGEDFSFVGRRGMGEGEDDREKEGPAGLSKLGSSSTAELHPKGAGISDSGAGKQMPPASVMTRLILIMVWRKLIRNPNTYSSLIGLIWSLVAFRWDVSMPKIIEKSISILSDAGLGMAMFSLGLFMALQPKIIACGNSIAAFAMAVRFLTGPAVMAAASIAVGLRGTLLHIAIVQAALPQGIVPFVFAKEYNVHPAILSTAVIFGMLIALPITLVYYIILGL